The genomic DNA CGCCCAGTTCAATGCGGAAGCCACGTATCTTCACCTGATGATCGCGGCGTCCGATGAACTCCAGATTGCCGTCCTTGCGCCACCACGCCAGATCACCGGTGCGATACATGCGGGTTCCCGGCTCGCCATAAGGATCAGGCAGGAACCGCTCGGCAGTGAGGGCCGGTCGTTTCAGATAACCGCGAGCCAGTCCCACTCCTGCGATATAAAGTTCTCCCACAACTCCGACGGGTACCGGTTGCATTTCGCCATCAAGCACGTAAAGGCGGTAATTCGGCAATGCGGAACCAATAGATACTGCTCCGTCCAAAGAAGTTGCGGTGATTTCACAGGCGGTGGCGTCAATACAAACTTCCGTGGGGCCGTAGAAATTGAAGATTTTGCGCGCTACACGGCTCGACCACAGTTCGTTCGCGAGAGGCACCGGCAGGATATCGCCGCCAATAATCAAGGTGTCCAGACGCAAAGTCCAACTGCTGTGCCGAACCAGATGCCCGGCTAGACCGGGTGTGACATCGAGTACGGAAGGCTTGTGCTCGCGGGCGTAGACGCTGAACCGTTCTGCATCATCCCGGACAGCATCAGGAATGATGATGGATATTCCCCCGGCGCAGAGTGGACAGAATATCTGTTCAAATAACGGATCAAAGATGGTGGAGGTGATCGCCGCATAGCGCGTTGTGCGGGTAAGGCCGAAATAGCTGATGAGCGTGGAGACCTTATTTACAATCGCCGAGTGCTGCACCAGCACGCCCTTGGGAGTGCCCGTGGAGCCGGACGTATAAATGACATACGCCGGATTTTCCCCCGACAAAGATTTTCGACGATCTGCATTTCCCGGATTGCCTGTTAAAAAATGTGCCAGAACGTCCCGCGCTTCCTGCTTGTCAAGAACGAGTTGAGGCAGGTCATCAGCAAGCCGCGAAGCCAGCCCAGACACAGTCAACATGCACGCTGGTTGAGCATCTTCCAGCATGAAGGCCAGCCGCTGTGCAGGATAGCTCGTATCCAACGGCAGGCAGGCTGCTCCGGATTTCAATATGCCGAGCAGCGCAACCATCAACTCTAATGACCGTGGAATGGCCACTGCGACCAGATCTTCCGGCCCAATCCCTTCAGCAATCAACCAGTGAGCGAGACGGTTCGCCTGCTGGTTCAACTCTTCATAATTGAGTTCTTTTCCATCATCAATCACCGCTGTTGCGCGGGGTGTTCTTCTCGCCTGCTCTTCGAATAGTTCCGGCAATGTCGCTCCGGGTACATCGCGCTCAGTCGGGTTAAATTCTTCCAGAATGTGCCGCAGCTCTTTCTCATCGAGCAACTGGGTTTGCCCGATGTGCCGGCTCGGATCGTCCACCGTGGCTTCGAGCACGCGCAGGAAGTGGTGTGCCATCTGTTCCATACGCCAGCGGTCGAACAGATCATGGTTATAGACCCAGTAAATCTCGATGGCCCCTGCGTGCTCCACCGCATATACTTCCAGATCCACAATGACCTGCGGATAATCCCCCCGGACTACCTCAATTTCCAGACCCTTCAATTGATAGACTTCCCAAGGCATGTTCTGGAGCGAAAACATTACCTGGAAAACCGGGGATGTCTGCAGGCTGCGGCGAGGCGCAAGTTCCTCCACCAGCCGCTCGAATGGCACGTCCTGATGCTGGTAGGCTTCCAAGGCCATACGGTGCACTTCGCCCAGTAAATTGCGGAAACTCTTCTCTCCCTGCGTTCCCATCCGCAAGACCAGCGTGTTTACAAAAAATCCGATCAACTCTTCCAACTGCGGGTCCTGCCGGTTCGCAATCGGCGAGGCCACCACAATATCCTGCTGTCCGCTGTAACGCGACAACAGTACCCCAAAGGCAGCCAGCATCGTCATATACAGGGTCGCCTGATGGCTCTGGCTAAACCGCTTCAACTTCCCTGCCGCTTCGGCGTTGAGTCTCACGTGACAGAGTTCACCCTCGAAAGTTTGCAATGCTGGTCGCGGCCTGTCAGTGCATAGCTCCAGGCGCTCGGGAATGCCCGCTAACTGCTGCTTCCAATATGCCAATTCCCCTGTAAGCCAGTCGCCTTGCAACCACTCCCGCTGCCACAACGTGAAATCCGCATATTGCAATCTCAACGGCTTGAGCGGATTTTCCTTTCCCTGCCGGTAGGCGTCGTAAATTTCCGCCAACTCTCTATTGAAAATGCCTTCCGACCAACCGTCCGAAGCAATGTGATGAACGGTCCGCAGTAATATGTGTTCCTGCTCCCCCAGTCTCAGCAGCCTGACCCGCAGGAATGGCCCTTGTGACAGATCAAACGGACGGGCCCCTTCCTGCTTCAGAATCTCGATGACCTGCCTTGACTGTGCCTGCTTATCGAGACCACGCAAGTCATCTTTCGGCATGCTGATGAGAATTTGCGGCGCAATGACCTGTTCAGGCCTGCCATCCATTTCCTTGAAATGCGTCCGCATGCTCTCATGCCGCTCAACAATGGTATTAATCGCCCGTTCCAGCGTCACCGGATCCAACTCTCCACTTATCCGCAGGCGTACCGGGATCGTATATTCCGTGCTTGATCCTTTTAGCTTGTCTATGAACCACAGTCGCTGTTGCCCGTAGGACAAGGGCAAATGTTCCGGCCGAAGCTTTTGTTCCAATGCCACCCGGCTGCTTCGTGCTCCCGACAGTTTTGCCGCCAGCTTCGCAACGCTTGGCGCCTCAAATACGGTACTAACCTGGATGTCGGCCCCCAGCAATGCCCGAATCCGGCTAATCAGGCGAGTGGCCATCAGGGAATGTCCACCTAATGCAAAGAAGTCATCGTCAACTCCCACTCGGTCCATTCCCAGGAGTTGCGCGAAAATTTCGCACAAGATCTCTTCTTCAGGCGTTCGTGGTGCGCGATAGACCGCGGTGCGCAGATTGAAATCAGGGGTCGGCAATTTTTGCCGGTCCAGTTTTCCATTCGGCTTCAATGGCAGGCGAGGCAGGACGACAATGGCCGGCGGCACCATGTAATCGGGAAGCTTTTGTCCCAGATAAGTTTTCAACTCCTGGACCAGTTCTGCGTCTCCCATATTTTTCGCGGGGGTATTGGCAAACCGTTCGTAGTCCGCTGCCGACAACTGATCGGCCCTCGACACTCTGCGCCAGCGCGGATTGAATACCGCATCGTAAATGCCGTCACTTCCAAATCGCTGCCAGCGAATCTCCACGCCAAGTTTGCGCGCCAGCGCCATGACTGCATCAGGATCTTCACCTGTCGCGTGCTGCACCGCGATTTGCAACTCCCCGGCGCGCATCTCCGCTGGGGAATTTGCCAGCAACTCTACGGCCCTTACCGCCTTTGCGGCGCGCGCGTCCGGAATGCCGCGAACCCCGATTGAATTGGGAGGAGTTTCATGCAATCTTTTCTCAAGTTCTGTTTTCCAGCTTCCATCCTGTGTCCAGGAGATCTGCTGTCCGGGATCAATTATTTCCTCCTTGTCTCCTGCTCGAATCACCACGTCATAGCGGAAGCGGCTTAATTCGTTGTCATAGCATCCGGCTTTCAGCGAGCATGTGACCCGGCCCACATCTTCCCAGTTCCGGCCTATCTCTTCAAACAGGCGAGGCGCAACCAGTAATTCCTCCTCATCGCGCATGGCTTGCGCAATCCGGCGCCGCAGCTCAGCCACTGTCATTTCAGCGCCGGCTTTATGCAGATGAACCGACGCATGATAGGCCTCCATCAATGGCAGGCTGCGCACATCGCCGATAAAGATATGACCGCCGCTGCGGGTGACGCGCACCGCCTCACGCAACACGCCGATGAGGTAATGAACTTCCGGAAAGTACTGCACTACGGAATTCACGATCACCAGATCAACGCTTCCATCGGCAAGAAAACTCAAATCGTGGGCGAGCCCATGCCTCAGTTCCACCTGGCGCAAATCAGGCCGCGTGGATAAGGAGGAAGCCAATTGCTTCAGCACGATCGGCGAGAAGTCCACACCGATATAGCTGACGCAGTCTGCCGCAAGCCTGGTCAGCAGAAGCCCTGTTCCGCATCCAACCTCAACTACCCTCTTCGCTCCGAGTGATTTGATTCGGGCCACTGTCTCCTGCACCCAGATTTCCATCTCGTCAGGCGCAATTGGCTGCCCGGTGTAGCTATTCATCCAGCCCACAAAGTTGAACGCCCCTGATGTTTCCTGAGACCGCTCGTAAATGGAGTCATAGAGCTCTTGCCACTGCGATATCTGTGACTTTCGCGCTTCATCCTGCTCGTCAGCAGTCTCCGCGCGAGTGACATATCCCACCAGGCCCTTTTGTGTGCCATCATCGCGGACAATTACGGCAGCATCACGCACGCGCGGATGCTCCAGCAATGTTGCCTGAATTTCACCGAGTTCAATGCGGAATCCCCTGACCTTCACCTGGTCGTCAGAACGCCCAAGAAATTCCAGCGTTCCGTCATAATTCCAGCGGGCCAGATCACCAGTCCGGTACATCCGGCTTCCCGACTCTCCCCACGGATTAGCAACAAATCGCTCAGCCGTCAGACGCGGACGATTCACGTAACCACGTCCCACTCCACGTCCGCCAATGTAAAGATCACCAACTACGCCAATCGGCACCGGCCGCAAGAAACTGTCCAGCAGGTAAATCTGCGTATTCAGGATGGGCCTGCCGATGGTTTCCGGGCCGCCCGGTTCCCGAAACGCAAAGGTCGAATAAGTAGTCGTTTCGGAAGGGCCGTATGCGTCAACGACGCGCGCATTCGTCTCCCTGTAGATGCTGTCTACAAGCGCACTTGATAACGGTTCACCGGCCAAACTCACCACCCGCACCGATGGCGGAATGGCGCCAGTCCTTAGAAGTTCCGTTGCTGCTGATGGAACTGTATTAAGCAGAGTCGGCTGGTGTGTTCGCGATGCGTTCGCAACATCCAACGCATTTTGGGCCAGGACCACTTTGCCTCCCCGGCAAAGTGGAAGGAAGATTTCAAATACTGATAAATCGAAGCTGATGGAAGTAGATGCCAGGACCTCTGCCCGGTCTTCGGGCCCGAATACGCTCTCGGCCCAGAACAGGAAAGCCGTCGTATTGCGGTGCTCAAGGGCCACGCCTTTAGGCTTGCCTGTTGAGCCAGAGGTATAAATCAGATATGCGGCATTTCGCGAGTCGGGGAGTTGCAGTGGAGTGGTAGATTCGATTCCGGCGCGTAAAGCACAATCAGATTCCAAGGTAATGAGGCTTGAGTTGCGGCCAGCCAGGACTGATGCCAGATTGCGTTCACAAAACAAAAACCTTGGCGAAACATCTGCAATCATGAATAACAGCCGCTCGGCTGGATAGGCTGGGTCCAGCGGCAAATAAACGCCTCCCGCCTTTAAAATCCCAAGCAGGGCGATGATCATCTCTAGGGAACGCGGCATTGCCAGACCGACTATGTCCTCCGGCTGTAAACCCTGCTCCTTTAAATAATGTGCCAGTTGATTGGACCTGGCATCCAGTTCCAGATAGGTCAGCTCGCATCGATTGTGCGCAACAGCAATGGCGCCCGGATTTATGGCCGCCTGCTGCTGGAACAATTCAACCAGCGTGGTCTCCGGCACATCTTTTTTTGTATCGTTCAATCCGTGAAGGATATGCTGCTGTTCTTCCTGGCTGAGGACATCAATGTTGCGAAGCGGCTTTTCCGGCTGGGCTATAACCGCATTGAGCACCATAAGGTAATGCTTTGCCATTTGCTCAGTGCGCCAGGGTTCAAAGACGTCCCGGTTGTAGAGCCACCGCACATTCAATCCCGCGCCAGTTTCCCAAATGTGGACTTCAAGGTCCCAGCGTGCCTGGGCCGCATCGCCGATCATCGGTTCCAGTGCGAGAGATGACTCTCCTGCTTCCAGGCCAAATGGCATGCTCTGCAATGCCAGCACCACCTGAAACAGCGGGGTATAGTCAATGCTTCTTTGCGGAGAGATCTCCTCCACAAGCCGGTCCACGGGAACGTCCTTGTGCTGGTAGGCATCCCAGGTCGTCTGCGTCACTTCATTCAGCAGCTCGCGGAAACTCGCTTGCGGAGAGATGCGTACTCGCATCACAAGCGTGTTTACGAAGATGCCAATCAGCTGCTCTAACTGCGGGTCCTGACGGTTCGCGATTGGCGATCCCACCACAATGTCATCCTGGCCGCTGTATCGGGAGAGCAGCAGTGCGAAAGCCGACAGCAGGCTCATATACAACGTCGCCTGGTTCTCACGGCTGAGTTGCTTTAAGGCTGCCATCTGGTCCGCCGGCAGGAGGGCCTCCTGTACTTCGGCCCGGAACGTCTCTACGTGGTGTGGATGGTCCACCGGCAGCTCGAGCCGTTCCGGTATACCCTCCAATTGCTTTTTCCAATATTTGAATCCCTTATTCAGCCGCCCGCTCTCTACCCAATTCCTCTGCCACAATGTGAAATCGGCATACTGGATGGCCAGTGGTTCCAGCGGATTACCGCGTCCCTGCCGGTAAGCGTCATAGATTGTCAGCAACTCTCGATGAAATACTCCCCACGACCAGCCATCGGTTGTAATGTGGTGCATGGTCTCCACGAAGACATGCTCCGTTTCATTCAGCTTCAGCAGCCTGACCCGCAGTAGTGGGCCACGTGATAAATCGAACGGTTCAGCGCCTTCATCTTTCAGCGCCTGCAATACTCGGGCTGCCTGTGTCTGCTCGTCGAGCCAGCTCAAGTCCTCAACCGGCATGGAGATTCGCAAACCCGGCTCAATGACCTGCACTGGCTCGCCATCAATCTCTTCAAAACGAGTCCGCAGGCTCTCATGGCGTTCCACTATGGTATTGATTGCTCGCTCGAGGGATACCCGGTCCAACGCTCCTTTTATCTTTAATCCAAACAGCAGGTTGTATTCGCTGCTTGTCCCTTTCAGCTTGTTGATGAACCACAAGCTTTGCTGGGCATAGGACAGAGGCAACCGTGCAGGCCGGGCCTTCGGCTCAATGGCCGCTTTCATTCGTGGAGCTGCAGCAGGTTGGCTCTGGGTTGTTCTTTCCAGACGATCCGGGTTTTCAAAGATTTCCATCCATTTCCTTCCAGGAGATCAGCGTGTAAGCAGGTGCAGTGACTGCTACCAGTCCGGTGAGCAATTTTTATTTGAGCGATAGCGCCAGGATGTTGAATCAGGCGAAGTGGGGCATGACTTTTTCAGCGAAAGTCTTAATGGATTCCATGACCAACTCATGCGGGGTGGTGCCGGTTTGCATCACGAGCATCAATTCATCCACACCGGCATCTACGAACCGTTGGACCGATTCACGCGCTGCCTGCGGGTCTCCAATCACGGAAGAAAGTTGTGACTGGGGCGCATTGCGGACGCGCGCAAAATCGCGGACATAATCATCCGGCAGGAAGTCCTTGGTTATAGGAAGAGCGCCGACCGGTCTTTCTCCCCGGTAATAATGGAGTAACGCTTCGGTAAAGTAGGTTGACCCGCGCAGGCCATGGCGGCACGCCTCAAAATCATCGTTTAAGACCAGGCACGCTGCAGTACACGCGAAATGATTGGTCACAGTAGACCCAATGGGCGTGCTGACGGCAATGGCCTCCCGATATTCAGAAATACAACTGGCCAGGGCATCGCTCCGGTAAGTGCCGAGATTCAGCGCACCAATTCCCATCTTGCCGACCGAACGCGCGTCTTCCGGCTTGGAGCACGCCGCGAAGATCGGAGGATGCGGCTTTTGCAGCGGAGTGGGCACAATGTGTGTGGGCGGGATGTTGAAGAACCGGCCTTTATAACTGAACGGCTCAGGGTTCCACATTTTGGGAATGATCTCAAGCGCTTCCTGCCACTCGTCGCGCAAGGTGGTCTTGTCCACCTCAAAAGCTTCCTGCTCTACTCTTGATCCTGACCGTGCTGTTCCCCAGTTGACGCGCCCGTTGGACAAAATATCCAGGGTCGCTATGCGCTCGGCAATCCGAATCGGGTGGTTATAACGGTACGGGAGCAGCGTGCAACCGTGGCCAAGCCGGATTCTGCTTGTCTGCGCTGCAACGAACGAAAGAAAAACCTCCGGCGCTGATGAGTGCGAGTATTCATACAATCCGTGATGCTCAACTTCCCATATACAGTGATAGCCGAGTTCGTCAGCGAGCCGGGCCTGTTCTACGCAATCGCGAAACAGCCTTGCTTCCTTTTCAGGAGTCGAATCCGCTGTCTGCATTTCAAAAAAGAGTGAAAATTTCATGCTTTTGAAAGTTCCAGTTCAGGCAAGTTAAAACTTTGGGACTGAGTCTATGAACTCCCGCTCCTCGGTCGTAAGCTGTACGGCCGAGGCCATCATCAGATGCGGGTGGTCTTGGGAACTCAGGGTCATTTTGAAGTGCGGCATCGCGAGAGTTTCTCGTCGTGGAGACAGGCCGAGTGTTTTGGCCAACCGGTCAAAGCAGGGCGGATGAATGAAGACATGACATCGCCTCATCTCTTCTGTGTCCGGACCGCCTTGCACTCGCGGACCGCTTTCAGCTATGCCCGATACTGAGCGAAACCAGCATGCGTTCACCGTGCTCCAGGGTGTGAACATTTTCAGGCAACGGGTTGCAAGGTCAACGCAGTCTCGCTGGTCTTCATAGGGTTCAAAGCGCAATTCCTGATTATCTGACCGGGTGATTGTGATGAATTTGCCGAAGCGCTCAGCCACTTTCCGCATGAGCTGCTGCTTTACTCTCCGGTACTTCTCAGCGCCTGCATATTCTTCCGTGAGCAGCTCATAAGCCTGCTGAACTTCCGGCGTGCTATAACGATGCAAAATCCGGTGCAACCCAACGGCAACATAGAAGGACGACATATTCACAGTCATCTGCACTAAAAACTTGATATACCGCACTCCCATCGCCCGCTCGTCAGGAGTGCCTTCCTGTTCCTGCTGAATTTCATACCTTTCTGATTCGAGGTAAATAAGCCATTGGAGCGCATCCTGTTCATCGCGGGTCATGCGCCGGATCTTCTGTTTCAAAGGCTTGTTGCGCCAATAAGCTCTTTTCCTCTCCCTGGCCTGTTCAGCCGCCAGCCTTTTCTTGGCCGTGGCAACAATCTCAATCGCCGCAGCACGGTCCTGCACGATGAAATAAGCCAGTTGAAATGCCCGTTCCAGCAGATCAGGACATCCTGCAGTTTCCCATCCCTTATGTTGTTGAAGCTGCCCCATTCTCCATCCTCGGTCTTGCAGAACGGCTTTTGTGATTCAGCTACATCGGATTTCTCCCGTGGTTTCTTGAGCAGACCTGTATCAGCATTCATGCGAGCAGGCTCCGCGATCATCGCGACTTCATCGCTCATAAACAGAAAAAAATGGGAGTGCGATTATTATCGGGGTCCCACGGAGAAAAAGTGGCGTTTTTGTCCGTCCGATTCGATTTTGAATCAGACCTGTAGTGGCAGACAGATGTTAACAGGAGTACTGTTATCCGGCAGTTCGATGAACCGAATGATCTCATCATCAAGGCCGCTCACCCCAGCTTACGCAAATGATGCGGCAATTTTCCGCGTGCCCGAACCAGGGGACCAGTTACTGGCGCTGTGGGCCCAGGTCATGTTGTTTTGAATTACAAGATCTCCGGGAGCTAACTTGCGGGTAATTTTGCATTTGAAAAGCTCTGTATAGCGCACGCCGGAATGCCAAATGCGCCGGTCGGCTTCCGGATCCAGTTGGCGGAGTTCAAGGCCTCCGGGCGGCTCCTTGAGTAAACCTGATTGCGCCAGCAGCCGCGCGTATTCCGGCACCGAATCAAGATCTGCGCCATCAATACTGTCCCAATATACGTTTACTTTGCGATTTAAAACGGCAGAGTATGCTGGCTCAGGTTTAGCCAAAACCTCAACGACAGTAAGGCCGGGGATTTTGGTCTCATGCTCCTGCAGAATCTGGTCATCATCCCGGAGCACGTCGTCCGGCAGATTGAGCTGGTACAGTCCTTTGGCCCGCAGAATCTCATGCCGCGCGAGTGGCTTGTTCCCCAGCTTTCCTCTCATCACTCTCTCACGCACACACCGCCACGCATGACTTGAGTCGTCAACATTCATCAGAATGGTTTCACCGCCATCGGTGGTGTTCTCATAGCAGTAAAAGGTCGCTAGCTGCATGCCCACAAAACTGCTGCCTTCGGAATGAGGAGTAATAAACTGGTAGTCAGTGCGCTTGTTGACGCTCATGAAGTACTTGCTGATATTGTGACGATGGCCATGAAATCCGGCCATGCCTGCCTGTAAACTCAACGCGTCACTGAGGCCGAGTTTTTCAGCTATCTGGTGCATGACATGGTCAGCCTGCTCCGCGCTTAAATTCTGCACCAGCACCACCAGGTCTTTTTTGAGAGATTCGACCGCAAGATCCATATCAACAGCACGATCACCGTGTTCGATAATGACTAACCTTGCAGTGTCCTCACGGATCATAGATTTACCTCCAATCCTGCTGCTGTCGGTCCCCGCCAAGGACCTCATTCACACAGGGATGATTGAACAGATGTATAAGGAAGGCTCGGAGAGCACATAACCGAAGACACGGCGCAGCCAAACTGCAACCAATTCTTCTTACCGCTGATTAATGCTGATCAACCACAGATCAACAGCAGGGAGATACAGGACAATAATTGATGTTGTCAGAGCTCACGGTTCAATGGGCAGGCTACCGCCCCGTCAGTCCCATTTCTGGTTCCAATTGAAGATGTCCTGATTGAATCCGCAACCCGGCGCAGTGCTGCGCTGAGCAGTCACGGTTTTTTGGTTATATACCTTTAAGAAAAGATCAGGCGTATCATTATCGGAATCTGAAAGCCGCTCAATCGCGTTTTAGTGAGGGCGAAATTGCGATCTCCGAGGCTCACGAAAGGGTTCACGCAGGATCAGCATGGTCATGGTGAAAGCGCCAACCGAGAAAGGTCATGCTTCCAATCATGCCCATCCAGCCCACCATGCGGACCACATGGGCGATGCGGATTTTAGATGGTGGTGGTCAGGATCGAACCGACGACCTCTTCTATGCCATGGAACGAAGAAAACGGCGATTTGGTGATGGCAAAGGACTTATAGCCGGCTTGGCGTGACAAAACCGGCGTAATCGGCGCTATTTGCGCCCAAATTGCGCCCAAAAACTAACCAGTGGGTTAAGGGCTGATCTGTGGGGAATCAGCCCCCTTTTTTTCGATGATCAATGCTGCAATTTTCGCCTTACGCAGTGAGCAGGTTCCTAGTAGAGGCAAATACAAGATGCGGGGCTTTCCACGCCCCAATTTGGGCGGGTTGCCCCGAAAATACGATTGGAATGATGGCGAAGAAGGGACTCGAGCCTCAGAGTTTCGGCAACTCGTTCGACCTCAACTGATTAGCGACTTCCATTGAGAGTGTGTAAAGCACGCAATGGACGCTGTTATCGCCCCTTTAATGTACCTAGATTTTTGGTCTGTCCGAATCTCTTCAGGACGACTGATTAAGAGCCAGCGATTGAATTGCAGATTTTTCTAGTTTCACCGTGCTAAATCAATGAACTTGCCCGCAACTTCGCGCGCACGGAAGCATTTATATCAAGTACTGAAAAGGCGCGCTTTGGCGCATACTGGCCCTGCACGGCCAGGAATGTGGCCGTGCAGGGCATGTTAGATGCAACGCGCCAAGTAGGCACAACTCAACTCGTGTACGTTTTCACTTTGGACGAGGGAGAATCGCGAGATGACGCCGCAGCACGAGGCGCTCTCGGGCCATCACACACGGGACGGAGTTCATAACGGCAGAAGAGGAACATGCTCCTTATCATGCCAACGCCGGCGAGGAACTCGAGGCGAATGCGGCCACCACGCTGCCGATGCAACGGCCCAACGCTAGCATCAAGTACTCCGTGATACAGTCCTGGCCAGTCACAACTAGCGGAGCAGGCAAATGTCAACTCCTCCAACTCGTCATCGTCTTCATCGTCGCAGCCCATGGTGAACTCCACTAGGTGGCAGGCCGGCTCGTCGCCCGTCGGGCACGGACATTCTCCCGGACTGAGGCAATTCCGGCCGTCTCCATCCACTGTTTCAAAAAACAATGCCAGTTTGGTAATCCACAAATCTTTGTTTCCTGGAACGAAAGGGAACATGTGCCGAAGGAGCTTCAGATCAATTTCTCGTTCGTTCTTACCTCGTTGACATGCCTCGCGGAACAACTCCCACGCATCCGGGAACTCATGACGCACGTCGAAATAGGCCCAGCCGTTTCCCGGCAAATGACATTGCGCGACTTCGCTAGCTTCATGTCGCAACAACTCTCCGCCTTCCCGAGCTGTATAGTTCAGGTGGAGGATCATGTCGCTCAACGTGTCCATGTCAAAGTAGTTGTTTTCTAGCGGAAGCTCGATCCGCCAGCGGCTTACCGCCCCTAGGAATTCAAACGGTAGATACCGCTCGTCGCGGAAGTTGAGTTCGAACATCCCAGAGTCATTCTGCCCACTCGAGGTTGCGATGGCTTCCTTGGCCGCATACTGTCGCACCATCCGCGGATCGTCGGCACAAGCCGCGTAGCCACCCTCCAGTTCTCTGTCTGCGCAGCGATGCTGTTTAGAAGGACAACAACAATGATGCGGAGGCGCACTCAAGCGCGGATCTTTCCGTGTGACACTGCTGATAAGTGTCAGGCGGCAATGCACTCCCGTGTATGGGCCGGTAACGCAGGGAATGGTGAGTGTCACGTTCTTGATACGGCGCATGTAATGGCCGGGGAAATCGAGGTCGAACATCCACTCTGGGAGTTCAATTTCGCAACAACCGGCAATTCGCAGGCGCAGGAACTCCATTGGGAAGTGCAGCCGGAGCGAAAAATGCTTAGTCAATTCGTACTCTCGAACATTTTCATCAAGATATGCTTTTTCCATCAGACGTAGGGCGACTTCCAGGCGCTTCCCCGCCATCAGCCCCTCTTGCAGGCTATTCCAGGCACACTCAGGAATGAATCGCCGAGCAGTATACCCGCGTTCAACATTGAAGGCCCTTTCCGCTTGTCGTGCGGCGTAAACCGTAAGATCATATGTCTTGTAGTAGAGTGCCGCTGTCTCCTTTTGGAGGAAAAGATATAAATCATGAGCGGTGAATTTATCCCGGAAGAAATCGTGGATTTCTTTGGATTGCTCCATCTGACGTTTGAAAGAATTTAACTCTAGCAACATCTGGTCGCGCTTCCTTTGTGCAGCCAGTATCTGCAATTCCATCTGCTCAATCTCAATGGTGAGAATCTGCGCCTGATGAGCCCACTCATCGGAACGGCGCTGCCAGCCTCCTTCCGTCAGTTGTAGGCCGGCAGTCGAGGTGGCTATTTCCGCCAATCCGTTCATGATGCGGGCGGCAGTGGCGAAAATCGACGCCAAGGGCGTCCCCACGGGGAGTTGTGTATAGAACAGAGGAGTCCCGCCAAACCCAGCGATTCCGGTGAACATGTTAGGTATGGCGCCGACGGCGGCGGCAATTCCTTCAGAGACGTCACCTGCTGCACGGAGTACCGTGGATGTAATAGTAAGATCCTGATACTGGATCTCATCGTTAATCAAGCCAGTCTGAATGAGACCGTTGTAATAGGCGAGATTTGCCTGGCTGACCGCCTTCGTCTTTTGCAACGCTTCGACCTGCCAGTCGGACTCCCGCCATTGATCTTTTCTTG from Terriglobia bacterium includes the following:
- a CDS encoding LLM class flavin-dependent oxidoreductase translates to MKFSLFFEMQTADSTPEKEARLFRDCVEQARLADELGYHCIWEVEHHGLYEYSHSSAPEVFLSFVAAQTSRIRLGHGCTLLPYRYNHPIRIAERIATLDILSNGRVNWGTARSGSRVEQEAFEVDKTTLRDEWQEALEIIPKMWNPEPFSYKGRFFNIPPTHIVPTPLQKPHPPIFAACSKPEDARSVGKMGIGALNLGTYRSDALASCISEYREAIAVSTPIGSTVTNHFACTAACLVLNDDFEACRHGLRGSTYFTEALLHYYRGERPVGALPITKDFLPDDYVRDFARVRNAPQSQLSSVIGDPQAARESVQRFVDAGVDELMLVMQTGTTPHELVMESIKTFAEKVMPHFA